One window of Thermosipho affectus genomic DNA carries:
- a CDS encoding outer membrane protein assembly factor BamB family protein has protein sequence MKKIILFFLLTITILFSQTYILTNDGLYKSFEKVLPGTFSDLFRYDNNIYLVGKDEILNIQTNKKIYVESPTYIGEGYIVSKDRLYHLKNDKLSLIRIISNISNPQVYKDILFAINMGRVVAYNNGKIIWTLSYDKGKINKIRISKNILAVFSTYNLSLFDISNPRYPKFLKKFNPVNDYTYNGYHVLLKNMTISFYDETNKLVFSKKVNGNKIITDSENIIVGNYLITKDFNITTYPFKIKAFVNLNENIEETQTKFTKLWSIDLNADITGRPVAINGTLFLATTSGKLFKLSNGKILWNYHLPFIVTGHLTITENALVVPCWDDFLYSFDLNGNLIWKTQLDSDITLGAAYDGQIIYTVTDDGLLYEIKDGKIISTMKVGKWPISGPFVSLSGQIYTVDGMGYLWKNEKKEKFIGNIKNLAFSLENPQIPSENSVILIDKSNKYVFSKNFFTKNDVKILDFEYDIIDSVIGQKFIYILTENNNLYILEKNSFKILYKKTYENSKFIILDDIGNLYIVGKTITVISTNDSPSTPWNSIFKNNLNSSAVNY, from the coding sequence ATGAAAAAAATAATACTTTTTTTTCTTTTGACTATAACAATTTTGTTCTCGCAAACTTATATTTTAACCAATGACGGTCTATATAAATCTTTTGAAAAAGTACTGCCAGGTACATTTTCAGATCTCTTTCGTTATGACAATAACATCTATCTCGTCGGAAAAGACGAAATATTGAATATTCAAACAAACAAAAAAATCTATGTAGAATCACCCACTTACATTGGTGAAGGATATATTGTTTCAAAAGATAGACTTTATCATTTAAAAAATGATAAATTGTCTTTAATAAGGATAATATCAAATATTTCAAACCCACAAGTTTACAAAGATATTTTATTCGCCATAAATATGGGAAGAGTTGTAGCTTACAACAATGGAAAAATAATATGGACCCTTTCATATGATAAAGGAAAAATAAACAAAATAAGAATTTCAAAAAACATCCTTGCCGTATTTTCCACGTATAATCTTTCTCTTTTCGATATTTCCAATCCAAGGTACCCAAAATTTTTGAAAAAATTCAACCCAGTTAATGATTACACATACAATGGTTACCACGTGTTATTAAAAAATATGACTATTTCATTCTACGATGAAACAAATAAATTAGTATTTTCAAAAAAAGTAAATGGAAATAAAATTATTACAGACAGTGAAAATATAATTGTCGGGAATTACTTAATAACAAAAGATTTTAACATCACAACATATCCTTTTAAAATAAAGGCATTTGTAAACTTAAACGAAAATATAGAGGAAACCCAAACAAAATTTACCAAATTGTGGAGTATAGATCTTAATGCAGACATAACTGGGAGACCAGTTGCAATAAACGGTACTTTGTTTTTAGCAACCACAAGTGGAAAATTGTTCAAATTAAGTAATGGAAAAATACTGTGGAATTATCATTTGCCGTTTATAGTTACTGGACATTTAACCATTACCGAAAATGCGCTAGTAGTTCCTTGTTGGGATGATTTTCTTTATTCTTTTGATTTAAATGGGAATCTTATTTGGAAAACACAATTGGATTCAGATATCACACTAGGTGCTGCATACGATGGACAAATAATATACACCGTAACCGATGATGGACTTTTGTATGAAATCAAAGATGGAAAAATAATTTCAACTATGAAAGTTGGAAAATGGCCGATAAGTGGACCTTTTGTATCACTATCTGGTCAAATCTATACCGTAGATGGGATGGGATATTTATGGAAAAATGAAAAAAAGGAAAAGTTTATAGGTAACATAAAAAACTTGGCTTTTTCGTTGGAAAATCCACAAATTCCCTCTGAAAATTCTGTAATCTTAATAGACAAATCAAATAAATATGTATTTTCCAAAAACTTTTTCACAAAAAATGATGTAAAAATTCTAGACTTTGAATATGACATAATAGATAGTGTTATAGGTCAAAAATTCATATATATACTAACCGAAAATAACAACTTATACATTTTAGAAAAAAATAGCTTTAAAATTCTCTATAAAAAAACATATGAAAATTCAAAATTTATAATATTAGACGACATAGGAAATTTATACATAGTTGGAAAAACAATAACTGTAATTTCTACGAATGATTCGCCATCAACGCCATGGAACAGTATCTTTAAAAATAACCTAAACTCATCGGCGGTTAATTATTGA
- a CDS encoding NUDIX hydrolase, with product MIIGANEYAVVIPIVNKKYFLFEVRSKKLNTQPGEVAFPGGKLEENESPKDCAIRETIEEIGTVPKIIKDLPMVVTPFNIVIYPFLGTINSKIMRNKSEVDAIFLAPIKLFEKPLYEYYIDVKVYPPTSFPFHLIPNEKNYNWRQGKYRILFFKHKEYIIWGITALIAHEAYKILKEESI from the coding sequence ATGATAATCGGTGCAAATGAATACGCTGTGGTAATACCCATAGTAAACAAAAAATATTTTTTATTCGAAGTACGTTCAAAAAAATTAAATACTCAACCAGGAGAAGTGGCATTCCCGGGTGGGAAATTAGAAGAAAACGAATCACCTAAAGACTGTGCAATACGTGAAACAATTGAAGAAATAGGTACAGTCCCAAAAATAATCAAAGATCTTCCAATGGTTGTTACACCTTTTAATATAGTAATATACCCATTTTTAGGTACCATCAATAGCAAAATTATGCGTAATAAATCAGAAGTTGACGCAATTTTTTTGGCACCAATTAAATTATTTGAAAAACCTTTGTACGAATATTACATAGATGTAAAGGTATATCCACCTACTAGTTTTCCATTTCATTTAATACCAAATGAAAAAAATTACAATTGGAGACAAGGGAAATATAGAATCTTATTTTTCAAACACAAAGAATATATAATTTGGGGAATAACAG